In Nocardia sp. XZ_19_385, the sequence GGGGTGACCACGATGCCGTCGGCCTGATGCTTGGTGCGCCGCCGATTGTGGCGCAGCACGGCATGACTCAGCGCCGGGGTCGGGGTGTAGCGGTCGCGGGCGTCGACCACGGCGGTGACGCCGTTGCCGGCCAGCACCTCCAGCACGGTCGTCCACGCGGGCTCCGACAGTGCGTGCGTGTCGCGGGCCAGGTACACGGGACCGGTAATCCCCCGCGTGGCGCGATATTCGACGATCGCCTGGGTGACGGCGAGGATATGCGCCTCGTTGAACGCGGTGTCGAGGCTGGATCCGCGATGGCCCGAGGTACCGAAGACCACCTGCTGCGCCGGCTCCTTCGGATCCGGAATGCGGCTGTAGTAGGCCGTCACCAAGTGTGCGATGTCTTCCAGGTCGGTCGGGCGCGCGGGACGCCCGGCTCGATCATGGGCCATGCTCGGGTCTCCCTTCAGTGTCGGCTGCGCCCGGCTCGTCATCAGGATCATGCCCACAACCCTTGGGTTACAGACGCGGCAGCGAACACCGCGGCCAGGCCGGCCGCCACGTTGAGCACCACGTTGCCGAACGCGGACGCGTAGGCACCGGTGGTGACCAACTGGATGGTTTCGTAACCGAACGTGCTGTACGTGGTGAGCGCACCGCAGAAGCCGGTACCGGCGACGGCCAGCCAGGATCCGTCAACCCCGGCGCCGATGAGAGCGCCGAGCACCGCCGAACCGACAATGTTAACGGTCAATGTGCCCCATGGCAGCCGGGATCCGAAACGGGCCGCGACAGCCTGGTCGAGAAGGTAACGAGCCGGTGCGCCGACCATGCCGCCGAGCACCACCAGCACCCCGTTCATCGGTCGACCCCCTTCGCGTCTCGTCGGTTGCCCTGTCGGGCCTGCTGTCCCCGCCTTCGTCCTGTCACTACCCGCGCGGCCGCCA encodes:
- the crcB gene encoding fluoride efflux transporter CrcB; the encoded protein is MNGVLVVLGGMVGAPARYLLDQAVAARFGSRLPWGTLTVNIVGSAVLGALIGAGVDGSWLAVAGTGFCGALTTYSTFGYETIQLVTTGAYASAFGNVVLNVAAGLAAVFAAASVTQGLWA